tcctttatcataattaagtgtaattttgttttTTTCGCTCTTCCTCTCTCTATGGCAATCCCACTCTCTCATTTCCAAACCATTTCAAATGATCAAATTCCAGATTCACTGTTAGACCGTAATTTCTTGACAAACAAAACAGTTTCAATCTTTTCTGGGCCTAATTTTCCATTcgctagaagaaaaaagagaaacctagtaaTTAAcagttcttcctcctcttctgttGAACATGGATTACAACCAagacctaaacctaaacccacaaaaccaaatcaaaaaaagatTCAAACTTTGGAATTAGTAAATGATTCAGAACAAACCCAAATTAGGGAAAAGGGCAAACCTGTTTCTGGGTTATGTAGTCAGATTGAGAAACTTGTTTTTTACAAAAGATACGAAGAAGCATTAgaattgtttgaatttttagaATGTGAAGAAAGTGATTCTTTTGAAGTGGGTAGCAGTACATTTGATGCACTTGTTGATGCTTGTATTTGTTTGAGGTCAATTAAAGGAGTTAAAAGAGTATTCAATTACATGAACGAAAGTAATTTAGAATGGGATCAGTATTTAAGAAACAGGGCTTTGTTAATGCATGTGAAGTGTGGGATGATGATTGACGCACGTAAGCTGTTTGATGAAATGCCTGAGAGAAATTTGGTTTCTTGGAATACAATAATATTGGGATTAGTTGAGAAAGGAGATTATATAGAGGCGTTTCATTTGTTTTTATACATGTGGGGAGAGTTTTCTGAGGGGGATACTCGCATGTTTTCTATGATGATTAAAGCTTCGTCTGGTATGGGGCTTGCTTGTCTTGGTAGTCAATTGCATTCTTGTGTGTTGAAGTTGGGAATTGATGAAGATATCTTTGTATCGTGTGCCTTGATAGATATGTATAGTAAATGTGGTAGTATTGAAGATGCTAAAGGTGTTTTTTATGGAATGCCAGAGAAGACTGTAGTTGGATGGAATACGATAATAGCAGGTTATGCACTTCATGGGTACAGTGAGGAAGCTCTGGAAATGTATTATGAGATGAGGAAATCAGGCGTGAAGATGGACCATTTTACATACTCAATCATTATTAGAATTTGTGCTAGGTTGGCTTCGTTAGAACATGCTAAGCAAGCTCATGCATGTTTAGTTCGCAATGGATTTGGAGGAGATATGGTAGCTAATACAGCTTTGGTAGATTTCTATTGTAAATGGGGTAGAGTGGAAGATGCTCGACATGTATTTGATAACATGCCGAGTAAAAATTTAATATCTTGGAATGCGCTAATTGATGGATATGGAAATCATGGTAGGGGACCCGAAGCAGTTGAGATGTTTGAACGGATGCTTAATGAAGGAATGGTGCCCAACCATCTTACATTTCGTGCTGTTTTGTCTGCCTGTAGTTATTCAGGTTTATCTGATGTTGGGTGGGAGATTTTTGACTCCATGACTAGGGATTACAAGATCAAACCTAGAGCAATGCACTTTGCTTGTATGATTGGATTGTTAGGGAAAGAAGGTCTCTTAGATGAAGCTTTTGCTTTGATAAAAGATGCCCCTTTTAACCCTACTGAGAATATGTGGGCTGCCTTGTTGACTGCTTGTAGGGTTCATAAGAATTTAGAGCTCGGGAAATATGCAGCAGAGAAGCTTTACGGAATGGAACCCATGAAGCTAAGTAATTATGTCATGCTTTTGAATATCTATAACAGCTCAGGAAGGTTCCATGAAGCTGCTGAAGTTGTAAATACCTTGAGAAGAAAAGGATTGAGAATGCTTCCTGCATGTAGTTGGATTGAAGTCAAGAAACAGCCATACTTTTTTGTCTTTGGAGATAAATCCCACCCTcaaatcaaagagatttatcgAAGGCTAGACAACTTAATGATAGAGATAGCAAAATATGGTTATATTCCTGCAGAAAAATCGCTTCTTTCTGATGTTGATGAGCATGAAGAACGAATTTCATCTTATCATAGTGAGAAATTGGCAATTGCTTGTGGCCTAGTTAATACATCGGATTCAACATCTCTGCGAGTAGTACAGAGCCATCGGATTTGTAACGACTGTCACAACGTAATTAAGTTGATAGCTCTGGTTACAAGAAGAGAAATTGTTGTGAGGGATGCCAGCAGATTTCACCATTTCAGAGATGGAAGTTGTTCCTGTGGGGATTACTGGTGACTGTTTCTTGGCTTTGTACGTATCTTAACTACACCTATCAATATTTGAAAGTAATGTTTGTAATCTGTTGTGTAGCTTTTTTACGAGTTTCTCGGGGAAGCTAAATTTTGTTATTTCAAATTTCATTAATTTATTGTGCTGGTGATGTTGTTGTCTATTCATTTATTTAGCTTCCGGAAATAAAAAAGCGAAAAAGGGAAGTGAAGAAACTTATGGTTATCCTACATATACTCTTCTTGTTGAATATTAGAATTCCATGATCAGTTTAGTTAGACCAGCAGAAGATTGGTGTCTCTATGTTGGTGTTACTCTTCTATGTAGGATTGTCACTTGTACAGTATTTGATTGTTGACAGTTCTTGAAGCTAACAGTTAGAAACCATTAACCAGTCAATGCAGCCTAAAAGAGTTGGTCACTTGGCGAAACGTTCGACAATTCATTGCGTAACAGCTAATAGATTACACCTGGTATTATTAGTTTCGTTCTTACCAGACCCAGGACTTTGTAAACATATTCTGTACTTAGATAAACTGACTAAAAACGCGGAGAAAATTTATGATGAATATTTCATTGTATAATATCGAAGTAAATTTGACAGGTCGCCAGCGTGTGGGATCATTCAATAAATGCATTTTGGCTTATTTTGTATAATAAGGTTGCCCTCTTTCCTTCTTCCTTCACTTCAAACCATCAATATACAGTCTGCTTATCTCCTAGGTTCTGGCTCTTGCTTCCCTGAGACAATGGGTCGTGCAAAGCtagaaataaagaaaatcaaggaatatgGACCTCGTCAAGGGGCGTACACAAATCGCAAGAGGGGAGTCGTGAAGAAAGCTGATGAATTATCAATTCTTTGCAACATAGATGTGGTGCTCACAATGTTCTCTCCAGCTGGGCGTCCAACAACTTTTGCTTCCAATGGAAGGTCTGTATTTAAGTACCTAGAAAAAATCTTCAGCTGTATATGATAGATTCAGTCATTCATTTTTCATTTGGGATCTAACTGTGGCAATCTatctatattttatttttcaggaGCGAGGAAATCTATTTGCGATATTTCAGAAGGCCTGAATCTAGAAGAGGGTATGTTACCAAATCCAACAATTTTGCTCTTTAATTCTCAGTTTTCAATTTCTTTGTCGTGTTATTGAGCTGAGATTTGGGGCAGTAAGGGTGTCTAATCTATTTGTAGATTTCCCATGTATTACCAAGTCAAATAGCTCATTTTTTTGCACGGGGCCTATCTATGGGGTGTTTTTCTTGAAATTATTTCCTTTCATTATGCAGGCATGTTCTAGATGCATCGGTAATACTCTCCCTCCTGCTCTCCTCTATATATGGAGTTTCGTCACTGATTTTTGCCTTTTGCGATTATGTTGTTGTACCGCGACTCGGTGCAATACCTATTCTAAGGATCTCACAATTATACCTACTGTGGTGCTTGGAACTTTGGTTTTGGGTGTATCTGTCTCCAAAGCTTATGCATTTCAATAATCAATATGCAGCCTATTGTTGGGAGGCTCAAATGTCTGAAGCGCGAACGAGAATTGATGGAGACAATATCGAGGTTTGATTCTGTTTACACACGCTCTTACACAGATTTTATGTTGCCTGATTTAAAAAAATTCAATTGCTACCTACATGGAGATTTAGtttaattttgatctttttgtATGTGCTCAATTGTTTTTGCTATATGAGTATTGACTATTTGATTGTTAATCCTTCTATCTAATTTGTTCTAACcggattttcttttttctgtttcttttgcTTCGTTTGGATGCATGATCTATTAACTGATATTGCAAATACAGGAGGGAGGTAATACAGTTATCTCTCACTAAAACgatgctttatttttatttttaggtttattaatcTATCGATGTTAATCATTTATTCAGTCATATATTTGCTTTCTATCAGGCTCTCAAGAAAGAAATCAATCTTATCAACGAAAAAGTTAAGGATACTAGTGATAAGCTCAGGTCTTGCTTCTCATCTATTATTTTTACGGACTTGATTTTGTATCAGGTTGACTGAGTCAATCTCATTTCAACTCTGTCAAAGCTGTCTTTTACTTGAGACTAGTTAGGTTTAAGTGGGGCTGGAAGCAATAACTTTTTTCACCCATTTCTGAATGTGAAAATTGTTTAGGATTTATGTTCCAGTGGTGGAAGATATCAAGTCTATCATGGTAGCTGAATTCTATGAAAGAACCCTAGCATATTCCCTGCTGCGATTGGAAGTTCAATGGGTAAACCTTTTAAAAATGTAAACATGGTTATCTTACACCTGCAAAAGTTTTAGCGATTTAGATACTTATTATTTATTCCAGGACGAGCTGACAAGTGAGTGGGTAAACAATGTTCCTCAGCATTCTGCAGAAAGTATTAAGGTAACCAAGACAAGtaaattttgaaaaaactaaTACTATTCATGGATTGCCGACGATATAATTTTTGCTTCTGCTTCTCTAGTTAAATCATTTGAAGCACACTAATAAGTGATCATTCACTAACAGATACAAACTGTAATTTTTCAGATTCCAGTGGAGGATATCGAGAATATGGAGACGATGTTGGTGGACTCAGCAGACTCTGAGCAGATTAAGTAAGACAATCAGATAGGATTCATTATAGAACCATCAATTGATGCATATATAGTGTTAAAGAATGTGATTCTGGTCACTGCAGTAGATACTATCAACCTACACTAGTAAATGCACTTAAAGAAGtaaacaaattttgtatatatgttATGTATTATCGAAATGTTGTTTAGAGACCATCCCAGTTATAATTTTTGTTTGTTTCAGTGAGTTATTGGGGAAAGGAAAAGTCGTTGAGTCTGTCAATGACCCTGAAGGGGAGAAAGACAACCTGGCATCTGAAGTTGCATATGAGGGCCATGCTTAGAAGTTCTGGTTGAGGCGTTTCAATAAAACTTATAATTATGGATTGATTTATCGAGTTTTTTAGACTATATTTTTTGGTAGTTAGCTTATGGATCGACACTAAGATGGATTTAGTTTCGAATTGGATTTTTTATAGTACTTGTCGCCTTCTTTCAGTTTCGACATTATATTATGATAATTCCGAATTTTATCTGCTTCGAAAACATTGAACAAATATTTGGTATTATTTCGTGTTTGTTTATGGAGGACTATATTTAACTGAGTATTATTCTAGGAGTCATCCTTAACATGCTTTAATCTTGGAAGAAAGAAAGCTAAACTTCAGACTACTAAGATGAATTCGGCATACAGTGGTAAGGTTGGTTGGTAGTCTCTCCCAGCCTTATGCAAATGAATATTCAGCATCATTCTGTTCATCCTTGTGAAGATCGGAAAGGGAAGGAACTGGCAGCTTTTCAAGCACCAGTTATTTTCTAGCTTAGGCGTCAAAAAAACGATAATACCTCTTTTCCATAAATAGAGGGAGTATTATCATGATTCAAGAATGAGTAAGGCGCCACTTCATCCGCCACGTGATAAAATTCAAAGTAACTGGCTAAGTTTGCCGTTTTTACAAATATTTTCCCTGTTTCTCATGCACCAGCCAAAAGTATTCTTCTGGCATTGGCCATAGTTGAGGCAGACACGGGACACCTACTGTGTTTTCATGAGACTAAACGGGTTCGAGATCTCAAATTCGTCATTCAGAAATTGAACCGTTAAGCGGAGCCTCATGCAAGGAAATCAGATAAAGTTAATAAAATAAGTCCAAATTAAAGATCTCATCATTCCAGTTCCAACTTTGATTATTCACtactattaaaaaaataaatgtcCTTAAACATACGAAACTATAGTCAATGATAAGATGTAACTTTTTAGTATTTTCCTCGAACTATATACTACAAAAAGTAACGCTCTCCTCACGTCTCCTTTTTCCTGAATGCACCAAACAATCAACGTTATGATGATACTGACTACATAatctttaccaaaaaaaaaagaaaaatccccTTCTTTTTGGTCGGTTGAATCTCTTCCAAATTGTCACTTTCTCACGTAcagatttcattcataatttatttattttaaagaaTCAGCTATTATTTGATAGATCTGGTGTAAAATTCATTTGCCAAGAATTTGATTTTAAGGATCACGAATGGTTGATTAAGCTGCtgttggctaaattatcaagtaTGATTCTGAATTCATAGAAGTTTGTTCTTTTTTGCGTGTTTTTTTAGGGCTTCTACCGGCGTTGTATGGGAGAAAGGTTTAATTTTTATTGGTTTTGGTGGGAAGCCCAATGAGAAATCGATGAaatgaaagaggagaagaatcaatGGATATGACAAGAGCAATCGTAAGGATTTTGGtggttttgttttgtattttcggGACAACATGTGCTCAAGGAAGAAAAGGAAGCAATTCTGAATTTCTATCGACTGATGAAGATTCTTCTTCCTCGTACTTGGATGAAGATACGGTAGGAGCTTGAAACcctttttaggttttgattttttctCTTTCTAGTCTTTAGTTGTTGCTTTTAGCTTTTTCTGAGGTAGCAGAATCTATTGATTATGATATAAGAATTAATTAGTACAATTGCTTTATTACTGATTTTTATTCATGTCTGtcattgattaatttggttggTACAACAGTGATTGCGTTAAAACCTTAgtagttgcaagattacaatcTGAGAACTTTGGCAAAACTTAAGAGAACATGTATTACTGATACACTAACTTACTGATCCTATCATGATGCGTTTAGCCTTCTGCTAAATTCATTTTGAGATCGCTATGAATCTTGCAAACCTCAAAAGAAAAACCCTAATGCACCCACCAAAACAATCAAAGAGATGCATAAACGAACTCATGGACCAATTTATGATAGACGTACATGGGAGGATAGAGAAAAGTTAGTGTTTGGGAACGGGCAAGATTTACCATTATTCTTTATTATAGCAATGCTTAATTGGCTGAAGACGTTTAATTGCAGGTGGAGAACTTATGGATCAATTGTAGGCTACATAAGATGCAAATGCAGGAAACGTATGATAGGTTTGACTTTTGTTTTCCTGAAGATTTTCCAATTGGCTCAGACTCCGGAAACCAGGTTCTAACGAAACAGAACCTACACAAAGCTATCAGTCTCCTGCCACTCGAAATGAAACAGGATCTTTTGGATTGTTTGCAAAAGCATAGTAATGCATGTCAAATCTCTGGAGAAGAGGATGACTCCGACACTTGGTACACTAAATATCTACAACCTGTTCTCGAGTGGTCTGCTGCTTCAAGACGATTCTTGGCTGCTGATTCACTTGTAATAGGAGCTTCAGCTGCACCTTCTCCTTCTCCAGGTGTTCAGTCTTCACACAGCGGTCCATCGAGGTCTCCTGGTCACTCCTCGGCAAAACAAATTGTCTCACCTTCCAGTTCGAATGCGCAGCATTCAGATGGTGCACATTCTCCTAAGAAACCACAAAGCAAATCGAGTTCTTCCTCAAAAAAACAGAATAATCAAAAATctattgctgctgctgtttctGTTACGGCAGCAACAACATTCATCTTTGCTGCGCTCCTCTTTTGTTGCTATCAAAAATGTAGGAAGAGTTACTCAGGAGATGGACTGAAAGATGATCGTCCCCTTTTGACTTTAAGCTTAAGCGATTTCTCTGTTGGTATGTGTAACAGAATCTGGTCATGTATATAGTTAGGCATTATTAACTGGAACCGTAGTTGTATATTCATCAGGTTCTTGGTTTTTGCAGGTTCCTCACAGAAGTCTTC
This is a stretch of genomic DNA from Papaver somniferum cultivar HN1 chromosome 1, ASM357369v1, whole genome shotgun sequence. It encodes these proteins:
- the LOC113304160 gene encoding pentatricopeptide repeat-containing protein At5g50390, chloroplastic-like, whose amino-acid sequence is MAIPLSHFQTISNDQIPDSLLDRNFLTNKTVSIFSGPNFPFARRKKRNLVINSSSSSSVEHGLQPRPKPKPTKPNQKKIQTLELVNDSEQTQIREKGKPVSGLCSQIEKLVFYKRYEEALELFEFLECEESDSFEVGSSTFDALVDACICLRSIKGVKRVFNYMNESNLEWDQYLRNRALLMHVKCGMMIDARKLFDEMPERNLVSWNTIILGLVEKGDYIEAFHLFLYMWGEFSEGDTRMFSMMIKASSGMGLACLGSQLHSCVLKLGIDEDIFVSCALIDMYSKCGSIEDAKGVFYGMPEKTVVGWNTIIAGYALHGYSEEALEMYYEMRKSGVKMDHFTYSIIIRICARLASLEHAKQAHACLVRNGFGGDMVANTALVDFYCKWGRVEDARHVFDNMPSKNLISWNALIDGYGNHGRGPEAVEMFERMLNEGMVPNHLTFRAVLSACSYSGLSDVGWEIFDSMTRDYKIKPRAMHFACMIGLLGKEGLLDEAFALIKDAPFNPTENMWAALLTACRVHKNLELGKYAAEKLYGMEPMKLSNYVMLLNIYNSSGRFHEAAEVVNTLRRKGLRMLPACSWIEVKKQPYFFVFGDKSHPQIKEIYRRLDNLMIEIAKYGYIPAEKSLLSDVDEHEERISSYHSEKLAIACGLVNTSDSTSLRVVQSHRICNDCHNVIKLIALVTRREIVVRDASRFHHFRDGSCSCGDYW
- the LOC113352101 gene encoding agamous-like MADS-box protein AGL104, with amino-acid sequence MGRAKLEIKKIKEYGPRQGAYTNRKRGVVKKADELSILCNIDVVLTMFSPAGRPTTFASNGRSEEIYLRYFRRPESRRGHVLDASPIVGRLKCLKRERELMETISRREALKKEINLINEKVKDTSDKLRSCFSSIIFTDLILYQVD